TTCATATACTTGTGTAGGAATATATAATTAAATGTATAAGTCTGTTGCTATGGAATGTAACTTTTTGGCTTTAGAAGCAAACTGCATAGTTCTTAGTTTGTATGAAATTCAATAGAAATCTGTAACTTCTTTATCTTTAACTTTTAGGGTTGGTAGCTTATGTCGATCTTGATGAAAGAGCAATTGATGCTCTTAGGGAATTTAATGAAGAAGGAGCCCTCTCTGTATTACAGCAATTTAAAGAAAGTGACCTGTCGCATGTACAGGTAAGGTGAGAGCCCCAGGAGTGTGAGCACACAAGTATAAATAGTGTTCTGGCACTACTGGCAGGAGAGTTGTAACTTAGAAATTCACTGATGTTGCTGTGTTGTGTTTCAAACCCAAATAACAAGTCTGTTAAAAATTGCCTTATGTGTGTTGGTGTTTGAGCACAAAGAAAAGCTCCcagataataaaaatatgtgtGTAATTGAGAAAATAGGTTAAAATGCTGTTTGGAATCTGATGACTTTTTCAATCTGACAAgttttttcaattaattattttattttcctgaaggaTTCTTTTGACATTTGATTTATTGCATTGACTTGAAGTATTGACTTCATGGTATGGAATGTAAAATTCAGTGGATTCCCAGGGCTTGTCATACACACAATTGAATTGTTTTGTAAATTGTATCTACAGAACAAAAGTGCATTTTTATGTGGAGTTATGAAGACCTACAGGCAAAGAGAGAAACAAGGCAGCAAAGTGCAGGAATCAACGAAGGGACCAGATGAAGCAAAGATTAAGGTAACACTTAGAGATACTGGTTATTCTGTACTAGCTGATATATTAACATGTACATAGACTGAATGTGAACTTAAAACACATCAATACCACCTGGATAAgtattcaattaaaaattaaagaagtaTATGCATGATAGAGATTCTATAGGTAAGAGTTGTTGGGAAGGCAGCTCTTTCTGATCACATAGTTGCCAAAATTTAAGCTCTCTAAAAATATTGGTATCTGTTTAAGAATTGTCTCAGTTGTCTGGTGTTCTGCACTTCTTGGGATGTTAcatataaaatggaaaataagggCAAAGACAAACTAGTTCTTTCCAGCTGTCTTGtaatataaaacaaatattgCTGTTCATGATAGCTTTTCAAACCCACAAAACAGCCAGGGTTTTTGTAGGTTCTGTCTCTTCATATATACCTTATCAAGTGTGGCAAGGAGCAGATAAAGAATTGCTTATCTTggaatgcttttttttgttctgttattTTAACCCACTGCCCTCTCTCCTGAAAGTAgtctgaattttatttaatttttttttaggcttTGCTAGAGCGGACTGGTTACACTTTGGATGTAACTACAGGACAGAGGAAATATGGGGGTCCTCCTCCAGATACTGTGTATTCTGGTGTTCAGCCTGGCATTGGAACAGAGGTTGGTATATACAGACTCATCTGATAATTGCTTGGCAAGCTTATGCAAACTCATAAATAGGAAATACTTGAGAATAAACTATATTACAAGTTTAATGTATTGTAGAGGAAAGTAATCTTTTATGTGTCTTAATCAGTCTTTCCTACTCCTCAGTGTTCTGCAAAAGACAGGAAGATAGGTTAAAGTGGAGAAAAAGGTGGTGGAATATACTAAGAAAGGCTATgcaaaatttcttaaaatttaatCTTCAGACTTAATGTTTCACCCTGAAGTTTACAGTCCATTGCTTGAAAAGTGACTGTGGCTGCATGAGTAGGTCAACACGTGACTTCAAGATATTTGATGCTGTTTACAAGAAATGGAATTTAAGCAACACTAGCTTGGTTTCATGTAATGtgttaaaagtgaaaaagaCTTGGGTGTTGTATGAAGTACTCACATGAAAGGTTTGGAGAGGACAGATGAGATTAGTAATAAGTAAGGATTTGTTTACTTTTGTTTCAATCTATATAAAAAATCGTTGATGATTGCATGGACTGATATAATGAAACTAGCACAACTACTACATTGAAAAGAGGCCTTGTAGCttcagggttttgtttgtttttgtgttggtgtttttcttttttaatttctgcactTAGAAAGGTGACTTAGAGGTTGTTTACCAACTTAGTGATGTTGCCAGGGTGATTATGGGATGTATAAAGTGTTATTTAATTGCACTGTGTCTCACTGACATAAAGAAGCATCTCCTTACCAAGAGGGTGGTCAGACATTGAACAGGCTTCCTAGAGAGCTGGTGGGTGCCTCAGGTTTGTCAGGGTTtaggagcatttggacagtgctttTAATAACATAATTTCCCTTTTAGTCAGCCCTGAAGTTGACAGGCCATTGGACTGGCTGATCATTGTAGGTCCCTTCCTACAGTGAACTGCTCTCAGGACTGAAAGTCCTTGACTGCTGCTCTTAAGTGTATTGTCCAGTGGTGGCTTGGCTTTTTAGGAGTTCACAGAAAGTCATAAATTTAGCTGCACTTTCTTTCATACTATGAAGAAtaagtttttatatttttaagtttcCTGAAGCTAGAACAAGTAACTTGTGGAAACTCCCTTAACAGAAATACTTCCGCCTTCAATCAGCATTAGAAGCTGTAGCAAACCTCAGCCAGCTAATTCTAGAAATGATACCTCTACTAAAAGACTGTATTGTTGGCCTTTTGTGGGATTTAAGGGCTGATTACTCACTTAGACATGCTGTTTGGTTTGACAGCCTGAGATACTGAACATGTTGCTGAAACTGGTGTACATTTCATTCTATGAAATGTAGACTTAGTCTCCTGTTGTTGAGCTCTGAGGCATTGCAGTCAATTTAAACAGGATCCTAGGATTTGATGGTAGGCAGAGCATGTTTGCACATAAATGGTGTGGGCACTTTCTGCCTTAATGAGGtgggtggggttttgttttttggtggtgttttttgtttccttttaattaaGCCTTTGAGAACCACTTCTCGGTTTCTTTTTCCAGACACTTCTGGTTATATAGTAGCATAtatgcttcttttctttttagggataaaaaaaattttaagaattattCCTTTGGACTGTGACAGTGCATTTTTTGTCTGAAacttattatttaaataataatgaatCTCTTGTAGCTTGTGTCAGCTCAGACGGATGCAGATCTGTCACTCATGACAATAATGGCAAACATTTGGTTCTTGAGCATTCCCAAGTACTGTTACTAATTTGAAGATGTGTACTAAACTTCTTGCCCTCAGTCTTTCTGCTGTAAATATCTGTACACcaactaatttttaaaacatgaagtTGAATTCATTGTATGTTAATTGTAGCTTTAGCTCTCAAGATACAGATGAACATCTTGAGAGCTAAAGCTACATTCTGCAATAAAGCTAAAGTATTAATAAGCTATGTTCTGACTGGTCAGCATGCTGAACATTAACAGACTGGCACAGTGAACACTTGGCTCTAAGGATTAGGTGGGTGAAGCAGTCCTGTGTGTTTTTTTAAGTGGGTGAGCTTCAAGAGCAGTTGGACTTTTTTGGAATGTGATTCTGTAATAAAAGACAAAGTTACAGCTGTGCAGATGGCTTTAAAGACGAAAATAATGGCAGTAGGATTTTCTGTATAATATTGAGTGTTCCTTTTACTAAAGGACTTGCTGCTCCACTGTAAGACATTTTGCTTATAGTGAGGCCACATGATGTTGATACTTGGTTTTTGGGGTATATATTGATGAGAATAAAAGCAGTTATTTGGGTGTTTCCTTCCCTTGTTACACTCACTTTGTCCTTTGCATCTGCACATGCTGATAACTGCTTATCCTGAAGGACTTGTGCAGTGCTCCTTTGTTCTGCTTAAAATTTCTAACATcttcttttctctgccttttcttaCTCCATGTTACACCTGCTGTTCTTTTTAAAGTTAGAAGATAGTTGGAAGAGTTTcaaagacttattttttttttccttccaaggTCTTAAGCAATTATTTAGGAATTAAAGGTTATGATTGAACCTGTGCATCTTCCTAGCAAGCTGTGAGCAAACTTAGGTTTGGTTATGAAAATGCTTGAACTGTGTATTTCTTCACTTAGCTATTCTTCAAGGTTTTAGTCCCTAGCAGGTTGTTTTGTACTACATGCTCAACACTGTATATACTCTGTCACACTGCTGCATGTCCAGTACAGGAGTTCTCTCAGAGATTTTTCTGTAAACCAGACTAGATTTGAGAAATAACTTTCAATTTATGGAGAAGTTTTCCATTCTTTGAGATGCTGAAGCTGTTGTGTTTATTGTCAAGAAGATGTCAAGAAGTATCACAGTAAGGATGATTTCTAAAGGGAATGTTCATATTCCatgaaggaaaattaatataGTGGTGATGTTAAATAATTAGAATGAGTCCTTGAACTGAAAGATAATAACTGATGTGTGTAACTTCTCAAGCTCTGCTTATGTCTGTGTGCTCTATGCTAATTGAgattttgtctttaaaagctCCAAATGAGTTAGAATTAAGTGTCCTGGAAGTAATGACAATATAAATGCCTATTTAAAGAACCACCTTAAGCtttccagggaggtggtggggaAAACCTTCTGGGTCTGCCATTAAACTTTCACTTAGTGCAAAAAATcagttcctttcttttctccccagtAAGTAATGTTCAGTCAACATTCACACTGAACTGAGAGAGGctaaattttaagaaatgttcTGGAAACTGAATTTCAGGTATATTTATAACATTAAATCTCTAGAAGTTCTACCATGTTCCATGTTTTTCAAGTTAGTCATATTCTCATGAGTTTGTTATTTTGGTGCTAACATGGGCATGCTGAGTGTCTACAGTTGAAATTCTGCTATGCCTTCAGTGTGAGATGCAATTATGAGAAGGCCTTactgagaaggaaaatgttgaCTCATAGCTTTTTTCTACAAAAAGTGTTTgaagttaaaataaatgtattttgatCTTAATGGGTGTTTggaatgttttgtttgtattaaCAAGGAAGAGGTTTTGAGAATTCAGGGGATAGCTGCAGTGATTAAACAACTGGGGGTTCTTTCTGGGGAGACCTCAGCTAAAGACGTTAACTCTTAACAAAACTCAAATTAATTCTAAGGAGCAAAACCACAGGAACTCACAGGTTTGCTGAAGTAAATATTAAACATTCAGTTGGTGGAAGCTGAAACAGGACTACAGTATATATTAAAAGTGGAAAATGTGCATCAagcaattaaaaggaaataattattattaaattatttctgcatcTCTGTAACTTTCCAAGGAAGATTGGTTTACAGAGTGATTTGAAAATACTGCAAGAGCAAGGAAGTGCTTGGCCTGCTTTAACATATGATACCCAACTAGATAGTCTGTAAGGTCTTAGTTTTTAACTGCCAAAACTAAAACCAGGTAAGAACCATTTATCTCTTCAGCAGAGGAAATTCACAGCCTCTTCAATATTAGTAACAAACCCAGATTTTCTGTGTGTAAAACCTCACACAAGTGCCAGAAGGATTAGAACACTTGGGACATAGAATAACATCAGCTGCTGTGAAGGCTGCACTGGTGACTGCAATGTTTCTGCTCTGCTGATTTATCTGCATTGTTCTTCCCTTAGGAAATTTCAAGTGTTGAAAAGAAGcttgtatttctgaaaaagcTTTGTTTCAAGTGTCCTGTTCCTTTCTAGGTTTTTGTTGGTAAAATTCCCCGAGACCTTTACGAAGATGAATTGGTACCACTCTTTGAGAAGGCTGGTCCAATTTGGGATCTGCGTCTCATGATGGATCCTCTTTCTGGTCAAAACAGAGGTTATGCTTTCATTACCTTTTGTAGTAAAGATGCAGCACAAGAAGCAGTCAAACTGGTGAGTTAACTTATTTCCAGACAGGTCAAGACAAAGTAAACAGCAAACATGATGGTAATTTCTTAAGTAAAGAAGTCTTTAAAGTATCCATTGACAGACTCAAAAATTTACTTACTTAAAAATGGCCTCCTGATTTCATTAGTAAGTACAGATACTTATAAGACTGTTATCTGCTGTATCTTACTGCAGCCAATCAGAGTACGTAGGTGATTGTTAGGAGCCTACTTGATTCCAgctagaaaattaatttttttaagcttcaGTGTGTTTCAGGTTTCCTTACCCTTTCTACTGTAAAGAGCTAGTTGGAGATGCCTTGtttagctgctgctgccatggagGAGGTCTCTTGAGTTAGTTCCTTTGGTCGTTTCCAGtggcctttttttctttcctgtcatGCAGTCTCCTCAGTGCTTGGAAGCTGTCATACATGCACCTAGGCAATTTGGGAAAGGACATGGAGCAATAGATGGTCAAAGGGAGAGACAGCATTCTGACTGGGGCCTTGCCTCTGCCTGAGAGGAAGAAGTAGAATTAGGCAGATTGTGGTGTATCTCCCAAGAGTTTTGGATATGGCTATGAAATACTGTGTATCCTTTGAGCCAAAACAGTTGAAAAACCTAATCTCAATTGCCTTCATGGAATTTAGCTCATCCTGAATGAGGGATGAAGAAGAGGGGTAAAATCTGAACACCTTAGTTAAGATGTGAGGGCAGGGAAACCTGAAACCTGGAGAAAGTTAAAAGCAGTTAAAACCTTGTGAGCCTTCTTGTATTGACAAGGCACCAGTGGGAATGGCACTGACTATTAGCAAAATGGCTTTGCATAAGATACAGTGGGAAAAGCAGGTTCAGGTCATAAGTTCCTGGCACCAGAAGAAAAAGTTTTACTGTGTTAGGAATCACTTTAGTATGTGAAGCAAAATCCTGACATGCTTTTATCTTCCTTGAAGTCATCTTGTTTGATAATCTGTGGTAACTTAACATTTTTCTAGGCTATGAAGCAGGTATTGCTGACATTTTTAGGGCTTATGTCTCAGCTAGAGTTAGAATGGCTAAAAGCCTGCTTTTAAAGAATTTAATGAGATTTTCAGAAGCTGACTGATGATGAAACATCCATCCTCTTTGCTGTGTTTGAAAATCCTGACTAAAACAAAGACTGTCtatcttgaattttttttttttaatggctgaatTCTTGTACTTTTAAGGGCCTATTGGGAATCTTTGTTTTCAGAGTAATCAGCTGTGGTACAGGCATGGAGCAGTGGATTAGATTTTTTGAGATGGAAGTTTTAAATCTTGATGTTAACATTTTTTGATCCTATCATGTACAAAGTCAAAAAAATACCTGATAGTGGGAATGGGGTAGAAGCCAGGTCACAGACTGATTTTGGCTGTTGATTGTCTTGGCAAACCATGTCAGTGTTCAAAGCTATCTAAGGAAAGAGGAAGAACTCCCAGTATCTTTAATTCCATGTATTTGCTTACTGatagcagctgcagcagtgattGACAGCAGAGGAAGCAGTAACCAGTTGCTAGAACGATCTTTCAAGTCTGTGATAAACAGTAGATGAATAAATTTATGCCATGCAATTTGTATATGGTCCCCTGTTGTTCCTGTTACTGCAGTTTTTTGTAGCTTTCCATTCAACAGGACTTGTGAAGTTTGTGGAAATCCTAAGATTGGCACTGTTCTTCCAAGTGAACGCCGACACAAAAACAGCTGTTCTAGGAATTCTCTTGCAATGCTGATTCAATGTGCTATGTATAAAAGTAGTAGATGATGAAGAAAACAgctgattttatgattttttgatttttttatgcaTAGTATTGTGGATAAAGCAAATCAATGGCTTTGCTTTTTCAGTGCGACAACTATGAAATCCGTCCTGGAAAGCACCTTGGAGTATGCATCTCCGTGGCAAACAACAGGTTATTTGTTGGGTCAATTCCAAAGAACAAAACTAAGGAAAACATATTGGAAGAGTTTGGTAAAGTCACAGGTAAGACTTAATGAGTCCCACAATACCATTTAGTCTCTGTTTTGTAGGTCTAGTTGTTTGACAGATGTGTTCAGGTATAATTTAAACTATTTTCAATTTGGATTCCAGGTTTGATTTTGTTAGAAATTTTATATATGTACTTTATCTTAAGGTGAAGTGCAAAGGgacttgtgtttgtttttgtgattGTTAAATGAATGATGATGTAACTTTACAATTAGATGGAAACCGTTCAAATGAACTCAGACAAACCAGCACacatgaaatcagaaaaaaaatgaaggttcCCTTTCTTTTACCTGTTCTAGCTTTCTGTTGAAGGTTCTGTTTTTGTTACTGGATCCACAGGAGGTGCTGCTGTCAACATGGAAAGGTTTTTTGGGGAACCCTAAGCAAATGTATTCCTGAGCAGcgaaggggaggagggagggaataCTAAATTGGTGTAGAGGGAATATTATTAGAGAAATAGTTCATAACAGACTAATTTTTGTCCCAGTTTTTCAGCATTCTCCACTATGTGCAGCAAGTAGGAAGAAGAGAAGTCAGCTCATCACTGAAAGGCTGCTTCTGCCTTAGATAAGAGTTTGAGTCACTTGCTGTTGTTCCTGTAGGAGAGCTTTAACctcctgcttctttttttaGGATTGCTATTTATAAGTTCTTTGGGGAAGTGGTGAAAACAGAAGGTGAATATTCATTTAgttctctctcctcttttttGGAGAGATGTGCAAGATGTTCCTTCTGAGTTCCACAGGAGGCAGGGGAGGTCATATGTTAGTCCTGGCTGCCTTTCAAAGAtgtaaaaattgtttaaaaagtaTAGGAAACTTAAAACTGTGTGAGTTGCTGAGGTTGATGCTTTGCAGAGCCTAACTGTGAGGTAAGTTTCTACTGTACAATTTCATTTGCTAGGTGACTTGTTTTTGGGTAAGTTGGATGTATATCTgctatttgttttgcttttcttgtgctCCCACCCCCTTTCAGGAGTAAAATTCAAATTCACTGCAAAACACAAGGCATTTTAGGGTAGactatagattttttttctttccttttgaagCTCAGTACTAAAGATCTGTTTTTCAGAGGGTTTGGTGGATGTAATTTTGTATCATCAACCTGATGATAAAAAGAAGAATCGAGGATTCTGCTTCTTGGAATATGAGGATCACAAGTCAGCAGCACAAGCTCGCCGACGCCTGATGAGTGGGAAAGTAAAAGTCTGGGGAAATGTTGTTACTGTGGAATGGGCTGATCCAGTAGAGGAACCTGATCCAGAAGTCATGGCAAAGGTCAGTAAAGACTTCACTGGATGCTCTTGTGCTTTGGAAGGAATTTCTTTATGCCATAGTGACAAAGATTTGTTCCAGCTGAGCAAGGCTAGTTTAGAGGCACAAAAAGCAATTAAAGGCATTTCAACTGCAGATGAGTTGTTGTTGAAAGATGTTGGAAATGCGCTGTAACTAATTATTGAAACATCTAAACTAGTCCTGTGCAGGGTTATCCTGCTGGATTGACACATCAGGCTGTGCATTTTCTGCTTTAGCTGTAATCAGTACCAGGTAGGTATTGTGCAAAACTAATTTCCAGAGTGAGATGGAGGTGAAGTTCAGCCTGGGGAATGATGTGCACCTTATCCCGGTGTTTCGGGGTCTCTCTTTGCTGTCCTTGAGGTCTGTTTCTAAAattttgctgggatttttagcATCCCAGAAGCAGAAAATCAAAATTGGATATTCTTCTGGTTATGGAAGGGAACTGTGTAAGGAGAGAAGTTGTAGAAACTTCATACAGGTAACTGCAAGGCacttcctttgtttctttttttttttttttttttcccttcccaacaGATACAGAATTAGTAAAGGTACCCAAATTTCTTaatgcaacaaaaaaaaggaactggTGGTTTCCTTTGAGGTTTGATTAGTAAAGGTTACAtctttgttctcattttttcaCTAGGTTAAAGTTTTATTTGTGAGAAACTTGGCCACTACTGTGACAGAAGAAATTCTTGAGAAATCCTTTTCTGAAtttggaaagctggaaagagtaaagaaatTGAAGGATtatgcatttgttcattttgaGGACAGAGGTGCAGCAGTGAAGGTAGGTTGATTATTCTTTCCTAACTAAGTTGGTGAGAGCACTTTTTTTGTACGAATGATTTTaagaaatttcttcacagtAAATACCTCTATAAAACGAACCGTAGAGCCCATTTTTATTAAGGTTCCCATTGTGAGAATTTTAATGCTAATAATTTTATTCCTATGATTTCAGTAGCTAGGAGGATGTGAAACTTGAAAGGACTAAACTGTAGCAAGTTAACAAGTAGACTGGAAAAGAGGTGTAGAACAATTCAGGAGTCTagagaagaggaaataaaaaaagatcaACCTAGACAATTTTTCTGAGGAAGCACTGGCAGAAGTTATCAGTTGTCTCTCAAAGACCCCTATATAAAGGCTGTGTGTAGTTTTGGAGTGACAAAAGTTTCAAAGAGAAAGTGGGAGgtaattaaaaaatgctttgtgaaggagaggaaaatgttGGTAACTCTTTAAGCATTACCTGTTCTTAACTCTGCATGCACCCGAGGTTTCTTCTCAATGACTCGTTAAATTTTGAAGATCATTATTGTAAGCTTCAGAGTTCTCTTTTGTGTCCGTGAGCCCTTGAGAAGGTCATTAATATCTGCTGTCTGTGCTTCAGTGTATTGAACTATAGAAATTACTCCATCTGTTTTTTAAATCCATGGTTCATGGGGGAAAGAAGGAGAGTAGGAAGTGGTTTTGCATTTGGGAGTCCTGAGGCAGATACATTGTATGTGGTGTATGTGGCCACATGGACAGTTGAAAGGCTCTATACTCAATCTTCTTATTAAGGATTTTATAGCCATTTAATTGCTTAGGATCTTACTACACACAAGATTAGAATACTCTTGAGTATGGCTTTAGGATGAATATCACTCGTATTTAATGAGGTTGAAGTAAGTTTGGATAGTTTAGACCATGTCCAAGGGAGACAAGAAATTGTTAAAACAGAGGGTAAGTCACATTCTCTCTGGATGTGATTTTCTGTAGTATGTGTGTAAAcattctccagcctctcccctgTACAATTACCTGCTAAGTGCTCTGTTAGAGTTCAACAAGTGGCAACTTGTAGCAGTTGGGAAAAAGACAGATCAAATGCATCACTAATGCTCATCTCAAGCTGGGAACTAGCACATCTGGCTCATGTGACTGCTTCATGGCCTTTAAATTGGCTTTTGAACTTCATGAGATATTTTTGTGTATGGGTGTTTTAGCTTTCATTGAGATTGTAATGGTATTTATGTGTGGAGTGCATGGAACTAGCTCATTGATTCTAGTATCTCCTGATTTTCATACCTTCTTGGAAATAAATTGCCATAATTTCTAATGCTTTTGAGGCATGTAGCTGTACAGA
Above is a genomic segment from Cinclus cinclus chromosome 26, bCinCin1.1, whole genome shotgun sequence containing:
- the HNRNPR gene encoding heterogeneous nuclear ribonucleoprotein R isoform X3 is translated as MRRRRSARHLPSLLGPELRRAGHAPHNKMANQVNGNAVQLKEEEEPMDTSSVTHTEHYKTLIEAGLPQKVAERLDEIFQTGLVAYVDLDERAIDALREFNEEGALSVLQQFKESDLSHVQNKSAFLCGVMKTYRQREKQGSKVQESTKGPDEAKIKALLERTGYTLDVTTGQRKYGGPPPDTVYSGVQPGIGTEVFVGKIPRDLYEDELVPLFEKAGPIWDLRLMMDPLSGQNRGYAFITFCSKDAAQEAVKLCDNYEIRPGKHLGVCISVANNRLFVGSIPKNKTKENILEEFGKVTEGLVDVILYHQPDDKKKNRGFCFLEYEDHKSAAQARRRLMSGKVKVWGNVVTVEWADPVEEPDPEVMAKVKVLFVRNLATTVTEEILEKSFSEFGKLERVKKLKDYAFVHFEDRGAAVKAMNEMNGKEIEGEEIEIVLAKPPDKKRKERQAARQASRSTAYEDYYYYPPPRMPPPIRGRGRGGRGGYGYPPDYYGYEDYYDDYYGYDYHDYRGGYEDPYYGYDDGYAIRGRGGGGRGGRGAPPPPRGRGAPPPRGRAGYSQRGAPMGPPRGARGGRGGPAQQQRGRGARGARGNRGGNVGGKRKADGYNQPDSKRRQTNNQQNWGSQPIAQQPLQQGGDYAGNYGYNNDNQEFYQDTYGQQWK
- the HNRNPR gene encoding heterogeneous nuclear ribonucleoprotein R isoform X1 → MRRRRSARHLPSLLGPELRRAGHAPQHNKMANQVNGNAVQLKEEEEPMDTSSVTHTEHYKTLIEAGLPQKVAERLDEIFQTGLVAYVDLDERAIDALREFNEEGALSVLQQFKESDLSHVQNKSAFLCGVMKTYRQREKQGSKVQESTKGPDEAKIKALLERTGYTLDVTTGQRKYGGPPPDTVYSGVQPGIGTEVFVGKIPRDLYEDELVPLFEKAGPIWDLRLMMDPLSGQNRGYAFITFCSKDAAQEAVKLCDNYEIRPGKHLGVCISVANNRLFVGSIPKNKTKENILEEFGKVTEGLVDVILYHQPDDKKKNRGFCFLEYEDHKSAAQARRRLMSGKVKVWGNVVTVEWADPVEEPDPEVMAKVKVLFVRNLATTVTEEILEKSFSEFGKLERVKKLKDYAFVHFEDRGAAVKAMNEMNGKEIEGEEIEIVLAKPPDKKRKERQAARQASRSTAYEDYYYYPPPRMPPPIRGRGRGGRGGYGYPPDYYGYEDYYDDYYGYDYHDYRGGYEDPYYGYDDGYAIRGRGGGGRGGRGAPPPPRGRGAPPPRGRAGYSQRGAPMGPPRGARGGRGGPAQQQRGRGARGARGNRGGNVGGKRKADGYNQPDSKRRQTNNQQNWGSQPIAQQPLQQGGDYAGNYGYNNDNQEFYQDTYGQQWK
- the HNRNPR gene encoding heterogeneous nuclear ribonucleoprotein R isoform X4 — protein: MRRRRSARHLPSLLGPELRRAGHAPNKSAFLCGVMKTYRQREKQGSKVQESTKGPDEAKIKALLERTGYTLDVTTGQRKYGGPPPDTVYSGVQPGIGTEVFVGKIPRDLYEDELVPLFEKAGPIWDLRLMMDPLSGQNRGYAFITFCSKDAAQEAVKLCDNYEIRPGKHLGVCISVANNRLFVGSIPKNKTKENILEEFGKVTEGLVDVILYHQPDDKKKNRGFCFLEYEDHKSAAQARRRLMSGKVKVWGNVVTVEWADPVEEPDPEVMAKVKVLFVRNLATTVTEEILEKSFSEFGKLERVKKLKDYAFVHFEDRGAAVKAMNEMNGKEIEGEEIEIVLAKPPDKKRKERQAARQASRSTAYEDYYYYPPPRMPPPIRGRGRGGRGGYGYPPDYYGYEDYYDDYYGYDYHDYRGGYEDPYYGYDDGYAIRGRGGGGRGGRGAPPPPRGRGAPPPRGRAGYSQRGAPMGPPRGARGGRGGPAQQQRGRGARGARGNRGGNVGGKRKADGYNQPDSKRRQTNNQQNWGSQPIAQQPLQQGGDYAGNYGYNNDNQEFYQDTYGQQWK
- the HNRNPR gene encoding heterogeneous nuclear ribonucleoprotein R isoform X2; amino-acid sequence: MRRRRSARHLPSLLGPELRRAGHAPLLNFFQQHNKMANQVNGNAVQLKEEEEPMDTSSVTHTEHYKTLIEAGLPQKVAERLDEIFQTGLVAYVDLDERAIDALREFNEEGALSVLQQFKESDLSHVQNKSAFLCGVMKTYRQREKQGSKVQESTKGPDEAKIKALLERTGYTLDVTTGQRKYGGPPPDTVYSGVQPGIGTEVFVGKIPRDLYEDELVPLFEKAGPIWDLRLMMDPLSGQNRGYAFITFCSKDAAQEAVKLCDNYEIRPGKHLGVCISVANNRLFVGSIPKNKTKENILEEFGKVTEGLVDVILYHQPDDKKKNRGFCFLEYEDHKSAAQARRRLMSGKVKVWGNVVTVEWADPVEEPDPEVMAKVKVLFVRNLATTVTEEILEKSFSEFGKLERVKKLKDYAFVHFEDRGAAVKAMNEMNGKEIEGEEIEIVLAKPPDKKRKERQAARQASRSTAYEDYYYYPPPRMPPPIRGRGRGGRGGYGYPPDYYGYEDYYDDYYGYDYHDYRGGYEDPYYGYDDGYAIRGRGGGGRGGRGAPPPPRGRGAPPPRGRAGYSQRGAPMGPPRGARGGRGGPAQQQRGRGARGARGNRGGNVGGKRKADGYNQPDSKRRQTNNQQNWGSQPIAQQPLQQGGDYAGNYGYNNDNQEFYQDTYGQQWK